One stretch of Paenibacillus sp. AN1007 DNA includes these proteins:
- a CDS encoding GNAT family N-acetyltransferase — protein MEIEIRQANLNDMTEVSRLFNEYRMFYGQSSDVEGASRFMEERMNNNESIVFIAQCIKDRKERAGAAQAVNEGKYNEAEGQAAGLVQIYPSYSSVSMGPIWILNDLYVDANYRQQGIARKLMQAVMKQAADHGILRITLSTAVSNQQAQALYESEGYAQDQSFMYYECSVKGGML, from the coding sequence AAATCAGACAAGCGAATTTAAACGATATGACTGAAGTATCCAGGCTGTTTAACGAGTACCGTATGTTCTATGGACAGTCATCCGATGTCGAAGGTGCGAGCCGTTTCATGGAAGAACGGATGAACAATAATGAATCGATTGTTTTTATTGCGCAGTGTATCAAAGACCGGAAAGAAAGAGCAGGTGCAGCCCAGGCAGTCAATGAAGGGAAGTATAATGAAGCGGAAGGACAGGCCGCGGGGCTGGTGCAGATTTATCCCAGCTACAGCTCTGTTTCGATGGGGCCGATCTGGATTTTGAACGATTTGTACGTGGATGCGAATTACCGTCAGCAGGGGATCGCAAGAAAGCTGATGCAGGCGGTGATGAAGCAGGCGGCGGATCATGGAATCCTTCGTATTACACTCTCTACGGCTGTAAGTAATCAGCAGGCTCAAGCATTATACGAATCTGAAGGATATGCCCAGGATCAGAGCTTCATGTATTATGAATGCAGCGTAAAGGGTGGAATGCTGTGA
- a CDS encoding TraX family protein, with translation MMQWIAMITMLIDHIGAVFYPHITELRIIGRIAFPIYAFSIYMGYKHTRNVQKYIWRLFWIALISQVPFMAAFNHFSLNVVWTLWSALLVLLALDKIPSKLISIPLAIGAGLVMEWTHMDYGMYGLLLVLLFRYFKGPVLVMAHVVLNALYVLLHHSSLQMFSVLASIGIAIAQYNQADFRLKGPRWIWRYFYPAHLAIIAVIRWI, from the coding sequence ATGATGCAGTGGATTGCCATGATAACGATGCTGATTGATCATATTGGAGCGGTGTTTTATCCGCATATCACAGAACTGAGAATCATCGGTCGCATCGCTTTTCCCATCTATGCTTTTTCCATATATATGGGCTATAAACATACAAGAAATGTGCAGAAATACATATGGCGCTTGTTCTGGATTGCGCTTATTTCCCAAGTGCCGTTTATGGCAGCGTTTAATCATTTCTCATTGAATGTCGTCTGGACCCTATGGTCTGCACTGCTTGTGCTGCTCGCTCTGGACAAGATTCCTTCGAAGCTGATTAGTATTCCGCTGGCGATCGGGGCAGGCTTGGTGATGGAATGGACACATATGGACTATGGGATGTACGGCCTGCTGCTCGTGCTGCTGTTCCGTTACTTCAAAGGGCCTGTGCTGGTCATGGCACATGTCGTGTTGAATGCACTTTATGTGCTGCTCCACCACAGCTCTCTACAGATGTTCAGCGTGCTGGCATCGATCGGCATTGCCATTGCACAATACAATCAGGCAGATTTTCGCTTGAAAGGCCCACGCTGGATATGGCGTTATTTCTACCCGGCTCATCTCGCAATCATTGCCGTAATTCGCTGGATCTAG